One genomic region from Sphingomonas paeninsulae encodes:
- the leuA gene encoding 2-isopropylmalate synthase, which yields MLRDPSVKYRPFPQIDLPDRQWPSKTITRAPRWLSTDMRDGNQALIDPMDSEKKQRFFDMLVRLGVKEIEVGFPSAGAVEFDFISGLVRSGTIPDDVTIQILTQSRRDLIETSFKSLEGAPRAIVHLYNAVSPAWRKIVFGMDRQQIKQIAIEGAMIVRDEAAKRPETDWSFEYSPETFSTAELDFSLEVCESVMDVLRPTPEKPIIFNLPATVECATPNIYADQIEWFGRNIPNRDSVVISLHAHNDRGTGVAATELGLMAGADRVEGCLLGNGERTGNVDLVTVALNLYTQGVDPGLDFSDIDSVVKTVEYCTGIATHPRQPYVGDLVFTAFSGSHQDAIKKGFVVQEQRNDQFWEVPYLPIDPADLGRSYEAVIRVNSQSGKGGVAWVLEQDKGLKLPKRMQGDLSRHVQALADENSRELHAADIWGAFQTAYHLEGPQRFMLGDYEETRASNGDRIFVGRITVDGVERWVSGRGNGLISSVIAALKEQCGIELDVVDFSEHALSGGSDAQAAAYVECRTAAGKTVFGVGIDADVATASVRAVLGAANGV from the coding sequence ATGCTGCGCGACCCATCTGTAAAATACCGACCTTTCCCCCAGATAGATTTGCCGGATCGGCAATGGCCTTCGAAAACGATCACCCGCGCGCCGCGCTGGCTTTCGACCGATATGCGCGACGGCAATCAGGCCCTTATCGACCCGATGGACAGCGAGAAGAAGCAGCGCTTTTTCGATATGTTGGTGCGCCTCGGTGTTAAGGAGATCGAAGTCGGGTTTCCGAGCGCTGGTGCGGTCGAATTTGACTTTATCAGTGGTCTGGTCCGCAGTGGGACAATTCCGGATGACGTGACAATCCAGATACTGACACAGTCGCGCCGTGACCTCATCGAAACCAGCTTCAAATCGTTGGAGGGTGCGCCGCGTGCGATCGTTCACTTGTACAATGCCGTTTCACCAGCCTGGCGCAAGATCGTTTTCGGTATGGATCGACAGCAGATCAAACAAATCGCCATCGAAGGTGCGATGATCGTTCGCGACGAAGCAGCGAAACGCCCCGAAACTGATTGGAGTTTCGAATATAGCCCCGAGACATTCTCTACCGCCGAACTCGATTTCAGTCTGGAAGTCTGTGAATCTGTGATGGATGTCCTGCGCCCAACGCCTGAAAAACCGATTATCTTCAACCTGCCCGCGACAGTCGAGTGCGCGACCCCAAATATATATGCCGACCAGATCGAATGGTTCGGCCGTAATATTCCCAACCGTGATTCCGTGGTCATCAGCCTGCACGCGCATAATGATCGTGGGACCGGCGTTGCCGCGACCGAACTAGGACTGATGGCCGGTGCCGATCGCGTCGAGGGCTGCTTGTTGGGCAATGGCGAACGCACGGGCAATGTCGATCTGGTTACGGTTGCGCTCAATCTTTATACGCAGGGCGTCGATCCGGGTCTGGACTTTTCGGATATAGACAGTGTGGTAAAGACCGTCGAATATTGCACCGGCATCGCTACCCACCCGCGCCAGCCTTACGTCGGTGATCTGGTTTTCACTGCGTTCTCCGGCAGTCATCAGGACGCGATCAAAAAAGGTTTCGTCGTTCAGGAACAACGTAACGACCAGTTCTGGGAAGTGCCCTATCTGCCGATCGACCCTGCCGATCTGGGTCGCAGTTACGAAGCTGTGATCCGCGTTAATTCGCAGTCGGGCAAGGGCGGCGTCGCCTGGGTGCTGGAACAGGATAAGGGCCTGAAACTGCCGAAGCGAATGCAGGGTGACCTCAGCCGTCATGTGCAGGCGCTGGCCGATGAAAACAGCCGCGAACTTCATGCGGCCGATATCTGGGGGGCGTTCCAGACCGCTTATCATCTTGAAGGGCCACAGCGTTTCATGCTCGGCGACTATGAGGAAACCCGCGCAAGCAACGGTGACCGCATTTTCGTCGGTAGAATCACTGTGGATGGCGTCGAACGATGGGTGAGTGGGCGCGGTAATGGCCTGATTTCGAGTGTGATCGCCGCTTTAAAAGAGCAATGCGGGATCGAACTTGATGTGGTCGATTTCAGCGAACATGCCCTCAGCGGTGGCAGCGATGCGCAGGCCGCAGCTTATGTAGAATGTCGAACGGCCGCAGGTAAAACGGTGTTCGGTGTGGGTATCGACGCCGACGTCGCAACGGCCAGCGTTCGCGCTGTGCTTGGAGCGGCAAACGGGGTTTAG
- a CDS encoding YceI family protein — protein MRTKMFVAAAFALAAPAIAQLPTLGTSDVTKVVAGNYDVESYHTQIAWTVNHLGVSLFSGMFSQASGKLIIDPKNLATTKVSISVPVASVQTTSDKLTGELKSADWFDATKYPTMTFVSTKVTSTSATTADITGNLTLHGVTKPVTIEAVFTGVSSSTNKKANIGFTGSADIKRSDFGIKAYVPLVSDEVHLSIAAAFQAAG, from the coding sequence ATGCGTACCAAAATGTTTGTTGCCGCCGCTTTCGCTCTCGCTGCCCCCGCCATTGCGCAGTTGCCGACACTCGGTACCAGCGATGTAACCAAGGTTGTGGCGGGCAATTACGACGTCGAGTCATACCACACGCAAATCGCGTGGACGGTCAATCACCTCGGTGTCAGCTTGTTCAGCGGGATGTTCTCACAGGCGTCCGGCAAGCTCATCATCGATCCAAAAAACCTCGCGACAACTAAGGTTTCGATCAGCGTCCCGGTTGCCAGCGTGCAAACGACCAGCGACAAATTAACTGGCGAACTGAAAAGCGCCGACTGGTTCGATGCCACGAAATATCCGACAATGACTTTCGTTTCCACGAAAGTCACATCCACCAGCGCTACAACGGCGGACATTACCGGCAATCTGACTTTGCACGGCGTGACCAAGCCAGTCACGATCGAAGCAGTCTTCACCGGAGTCAGCAGCTCGACGAACAAGAAAGCCAATATCGGATTCACCGGATCGGCCGACATCAAGCGAAGCGATTTCGGCATTAAGGCGTACGTACCGCTCGTTTCCGACGAAGTTCACTTGTCGATTGCGGCTGCTTTCCAGGCTGCGGGCTAG